One genomic region from Bactrocera tryoni isolate S06 chromosome 3, CSIRO_BtryS06_freeze2, whole genome shotgun sequence encodes:
- the LOC120772036 gene encoding facilitated trehalose transporter Tret1-2 homolog, protein MPNGRERLEEHSKFVPHTHKYEIVSSSDKAHQQTQNYQQQHQQALLQLQQHNHINLHHHNVHNHHLQQHFPQARRRSRLSSIASYLSAVPDEKAAMRGVFHQILSTCAVLVLSAACGMPIGYSAVILPQLSDVNSTTAEIAIDVEMGSWIASVHSLATPVGSLISGSLADYLGRRSTLLISIVPLCMGWCTLALTQSFGVIILGRVLCGFSTGLLGGPAQVYIAETAEPNLRSILIGAPYVSYSLGILIVYSLGSALHWRKVAWCACILPLCAAVAIFLIPETPAWLLRNNKQAKAQKALTFLRGSEIIARKEINDMTERLSKERATTRTNENIFQLCTERCAMKPLFIVIVFSILQMMSGSFIVIFYAVDIIADFGADVDTKSAAIWTAVVRMLCALTFCVILLFVRRRRILAISSIGSGLSCLILSIYMFARLGLPKSNTDALVAAGCLFAYIAFNTAIMVLPGIMIGELFPARIRGRTAGGVFAAMNVSLFALTKIFPMVQSIIKMRGVFMVFALSSFMVTIFMGLFQPETKGRSLDQIEDYFNENNWLWFKRDKRYKEVALNEKAEKAALRAEVKA, encoded by the exons AGAACGGCTTGAGGAGCACAGTAAATTTGTGCctcacacacataaatatgagATTGTATCGTCGAGCGATAAGGCACATCAACAGACGCAAAATTATCAGCAACAGCATCAACAAGCCTTGCTACAACTACAGCAACACAATCATATCAATCTTCACCATCATAATGTCCACAATCATCATTTGCAACAACATTTTCCGCAGGCACGTCGGCGCTCACGGCTGTCATCGATCGCATCATATCTGTCAGCGGTGCCGGATGAGAAGGCGGCCATGCGTGGTGTCTTTCATCAG ATTCTCTCCACCTGCGCTGTGCTGGTGCTCTCCGCCGCCTGTGGCATGCCCATCGGCTACTCAGCCGTCATTCTGCCACAATTATCGGATGTTAACTCGACCACAGCGGAGATTGCCATTGACGTTGAAATGGGCTCGTGGATTG CAAGCGTTCACAGTTTGGCAACACCTGTTGGCTCATTAATTTCGGGTTCTTTGGCTGATTATCTTGGTCGACGCTCCACATTGCTGATTTCGATCGTTCCACTGTGCATGGGCTGGTGTACACTGGCGCTGACTCAGTCCTTTGGCGTCATCATTCTTGGCCGCGTACTTTGTGGTTTCTCTACGGGATTGCTCGGTGGACCGGCTCAG GTGTACATCGCGGAAACTGCCGAACCAAACCTACGCAGTATTCTTATTGGAGCACCATATGTTTCCTACTCACTTGGTATACTCATCGTCTACTCATTGGGCTCCGCGCTGCATTGGCGTAAGGTGGCTTGGTGTGCATGCATACTACCACTTTGTGCAGCCGTTGCCATCTTCTTGATACCCGAAACACCCGCTTGGCTTCTGCGTAACAACAAGCAAGCCAAGGCGCAGAAAGCTCTCACCTTCTTGCGCGGCAGTGAGATAATCGCACGCAAGGAGATCAACGATATGACCGAACGTTTGAGTAAAGAACGTGCAACCACGCGCACCAACGAGAACATCTTCCAGCTTTGCACCGAACGTTGTGCTATGAAGCCGCTTTTCATTGTAATCGTATTTTCAATACTGCAAATGATGTCCGGTTCGTTCATTGTCATCTTCTACGCAGTTGATATTATTGCCGATTTCGGCGCCGATGTCGACACTAAATCCGCTGCCATTTGGACAGCGGTGGTGCGCATGCTCTGCGCACTCACGTTTTGTGTGATTCTACTTTTCGTGCGTCGCCGTCGTATATTGGCAATTTCCAGTATTGGTTCGGGTCTCAGTTGTCTCATATTGAgcatatatatgtttgcacgACTCGGTTTGCCGAAGAGCAATACGGATGCGCTCGTCGCAGCCGGTTGTCTATTCGCTTATATTGCCTTCAACACAGCTATTATGGTGTTGCCGGGCATTATGATTGGCGAACTCTTCCCAGCGCGTATACGAGGCCGTACAGCGGGCGGGGTATTTGCCGCAATGAATGTCAGTCTGTTTGCATTAACCAAAATCTTTCCGATGGTGCAGTCGATCATAAAAATGCGTGGTGTGTTTATGGTTTTCGCATTGTCCAGTTTTATGGTAACCATTTTCATGGGTCTCTTCCAACCCGAGACGAAAGGACGTTCATTGGATCAAATTGAGGACTATTTCAATGAGAATAATTGGTTGTGGTTCAAGCGTGACAAGAGATACAAGGAGGTGGCATTGAACGAGAAGGCCGAGAAGGCTGCATTGAGAGCGGAAGTTAAGGCCTAA